A single genomic interval of Sebastes umbrosus isolate fSebUmb1 chromosome 11, fSebUmb1.pri, whole genome shotgun sequence harbors:
- the il21r.1 gene encoding interleukin 21 receptor, tandem duplicate 1, with amino-acid sequence MALKPVFLLLLWDLALFVHVVTSFCNVSCSTDYKSLLNCSCSGSVPKHPVLIKVVCGNDDYEANGICEVKPYQSWCEMYPETFDDVIVVETTCTATASQQGDQVLMRTSESPSWVLSEVVKPPPPGNVQVTKTDRSYNITWDHNNHDDCLQYMVRIRESKDLSKDPVHSLEVSGKYTRLDRKELQPHVMYTVDVQAKMCPGNLYVGPWSEWSSTAEFGETEGMNGLRTWWYIPLSAILLALLLLGYLKKPWWMKKFQRILYIPRAEEFFNHGGNFKEWVKPVFRECDYLEINSHAQMMSEKQHDVLQWNNEKQNYSEDNGMKQGGHFLHMLQPHSNSLLFFQDGGSSQGTGHSTGHVSIHTVTLSGEEEFEEEVVSQSSVNTLRSYQDGESFGSFEEDNREHVGYDLEEPHGQSGIIPQHVHQISNDLSVENINFQPRAQLNEPERVSLVSFVSNEQSEDGYPHVDLDTIDSGFGECSSPGASDSNIAEQKESDLFHEHKSSNSNYVKQWMVCSAVQEDSSNSENELNVTQ; translated from the exons ATGGCTCTTAAACCTGTGTTCCTATTGTTGCTGTGGGACCTCGCTTTGTTTGTTCATGTTG TCACGTCTTTTTGCAATGTCAGCTGCTCGACGGACTACAAAAGTTTACTGAACTGTTCCTGCTCCGGCTCTGTGCCGAAACACCCCGTCCTCATCAAAGTCGTGTGCGG GAATGACGACTACGAGGCAAATGGCATCTGTGAAGTCAAACCCTATCAGTCCTGGTGTGAGATGTATCCGGAGACGTTCGATGACGTTATTGTAGTTGAAACCACGTGTACCGCGACAGCCAGTCAACAGGGTGATCAAGTATTAATGAGAACCAGTGAGTCACCCAGCTGGGTACTGAGTGAAGTGG TGAAACCTCCGCCTCCTGGCAATGTTCAAGTGACAAAGACTGACAGATCTTACAACATCACTTGGGACCACAACAACCATGACGACTGTCTCCAATACATGGTGCGCATAAGAGAAAGCAAAGATCTATCAAAG GATCCAGTTCATTCCCTTGAAGTGAGCGGAAAGTACACTCGGTTAGACCGGAAGGAGCTGCAACCACATGTCATGTATACTGTGGATGTTCAGGCCAAAATGTGTCCCGGGAATCTCTATGTTGGTCCATGGAGCGAGTGGAGTTCCACTGCGGAGTTTGGAGAGACTGAAG GAATGAATGGACTTCGTACGTGGTGGTACATCCCCCTGTCTGCCATTCTTCTTGCTCTCCTGTTGCTgggttatttaaaaaaacc GTGGTGGATGAAAAAATTCCAGCGGATTTTATACATCCCAAGGGCGGAAGAGTTTTTCAACCATGGAGGGAACTTCAAG GAGTGGGTGAAGCCTGTATTCAGAGAGTGCGATTACCTAGAGATCAACTCCCATGCTCAGATGATGAGCGAGAAGCAGCACGACGTCCTGCAGTGGAACAACGAGAAACAAAACTACAGCGAGGACAACGGGATGAAACAAGGTGGTCATTTCCTCCACATGCTGCAGCCACACAGCAACTCGCTGCTGTTCTTCCAGGACGGTGGCAGTTCACAGGGCACCGGTCACTCCACCGGACACGTCTCCATCCACACCGTGACCCTGTCCGGAGAAGAAGAGTTTGAGGAGGAAGTCGTGTCACAGAGCTCTGTAAACACCCTCAGAAGTTACCAAGATGGAGAAAGCTTTGGTTCATTTGAGGAAGACAACAGAGAACACGTTGGCTATGATTTAGAGGAACCTCATGGGCAAAGTGGGATAATACCACAGCATGTACACCAAATATCCAATGATTTATCAGTGGAAAATATAAACTTTCAGCCACGTGCCCAGCTTAATGAACCAGAGAGGGTGTCACTCGTCTCGTTCGTCTCAAACGAGCAGTCAGAAGACGGCTACCCTCACGTGGACTTGGACACCATTGACAGTGGCTTTGGAGAGTGCAGCAGCCCCGGAGCCTCAGACTCAAACATAGCAGAGCAGAAGGAATCTGATTTATTTCACGAGCACAAAAGCTCAAATTCTAACTACGTCAAGCAGTGGATGGTGTGTAGCGCTGTTCAAGAAGACTCCAGCAACTCAGAGAACGAACTCAACGTAACACAGTGA